The genomic window TCATGAGGGCTTATGCTGAGAAAGTCTATGGCATCCCTCCGGAACAAATCATTGGGACAGCCGGTAAAGTCAAATATGAATACGAAAATGGAGAACCTATCTTAAAAAAATTACCGGAGGTTTTATTTGTTGATGATAAAACCGGAAAACCAGAAGCCATTAATTTGATGATAGGGCGTAAACCCTATGCCGCTTTTGGCAATTCTATAGGCGATAAAGAGATGCTGGAGTGGACAAATAGCGGTCCCAATAAACGTTTAATGCTTTTAGTTCATCATGATGACCCTATTCGGGAATATGCTTATGGCCCGAACTCTAAAATCGGCACTTTTCCTGAACCTCTAATGGAAGAGGCTAATCAGAAAAAATGGCATGTGGTCAGTATGAGAAAGGATTGGAAAATTATTTTTCCTTTTGAGAAAAATCCTTAAACGAGAGAGTAAAGTTCGCTTATGAAATCAGCATTAATGGAGAAAATTAGCCACGAAATTTTACATTTTTTGCTGCCTCATCATCGTACAAAAAATATCGGAAAGTTATTTCCAAAAGATTTTCCGATTCAATTAAATCAAATAGAAGCTTTCCTAAAAAAAGATCTTCCGATTAGTTTTATTTTACCAGGTTTTCCTTGCAAATCACCAAATCCTGATAAGGTTCTTGGGATCCTTCCTGATATGGGAGAGTGTCTTTCTCTTTGCTTCCTTAATAGCCTACTTAAAAAAATTGAAAAATTATATCCACCTGGGGCTCATTTGACTTTATGCTCAGATGGTCACATTTTCGGTGATTTGATCCGTGTTCCGGATGAAGATATTGACGCTTATGCTGATGAGTTAAAAAATATTATTGAGCGTTTTGAGTTAAGAAATATTGCGCTTTTTGACCTTAGAGACATTCTTGGAGATATATCTCATGAATCAAAACGCAATTTTGTTAAAGAAAAACATGCTCCATCGCTTGACAGTCTTCGTAAAGAAATTCTCTCTGATGAGCACGCTTTATTCTTATACCGAGGAATAACTCGCTTTCTTTTTGAAGATGGCAGTAGTTATAAGCTTTCGAAATCTGCCCTTCAACGATCTTGTCGAGAGCGAGCTTACGAAGTCATCCAAAGAAGCCGTGCATTCGGGGATTTGATTGAAAGACTTTTCCCGGCATCCTTAAGGCTTTCCATACATCCTCAACCTTCTAATTCTTTTAAATTTGGTATTCGACTTCTTGAAGCTTCAGATATTTGGATAACGCCTTGGCATGGAGCCGCTTACCTTCGAGTTGAGGGCAATTGGACTCTTTTGCCAAGAGCCGCGGCTGCAAAACATGGAAAGTTAATCTATCAAGAAGGACGGGCTAGTCACTTTGAAGAAGTGCTTAGCCATTGATGATTTCACCGCCATTAGGATGTAAGAATTGCCCGGTCATATAAGAAGAGTCGCTTGAGGCTAAAAAGACGTAGGAAGGGGCAATTTCTTCGGGCTGACCCGGTCTTCCAAGAGGGGTTGTAGATCCGAATTTTTTAACTTTTTTTGCTTTAAAAGTAGCCGGGATTAGGGGTGTCCAAATAGGGCCTGGAGCTACGCCATTGACTCGTATTTGTTTTTTTGCAAGAAGCTGCGATAAAGATCTCGTAAAAGAAACAATGGCTCCTTTAGTTGAAGAATAGTCAAGAAGATGCTCACTGCCTCTATAGGCTGTGACAGATGAGGTATTGATAATAACGCTACCTTTTTTCATGTGTTTTAACGCGGCTTTCGACATGTAGAAAAAGGAAAAAATATTTACTTCAAATGTTTTTAAAAGTTGTTTTTTTGAAATCAAACTCAATTTTTCTTTAGGCTCTTGCCTTGCGGCATTATTGACAAGGATATCAATTTTTCCGAATTTTTTCTTGGTTTGAGAAACTATTTTTTCGCAAAATTTCTCGTTTGAAATATCACCTGCCATTAAAAGACATTCCTGACCCTCATTTTGAACTAATTCAGCGGTTTCTTTGGCATCTTTATGTTCATTTAAATAAGCGATAACAATTTTTGCGCCTTCCCTTGCAAAAAGCACAGCAACACTTCTCCCAATGCCGCTATCTCCGCCTGTAATGATAGCCACTTTGCCCTTTAGTTTTCCGCTGCCCACATAATCCAATTTTAGACTTTTGGGCTTGGGTTTCATTCTTGATTCAAGGCCGGGCTGTTTTTTTTGGCTTTGAGCCGGCAAGGTTTGCTTTTCCTTTTTTGGCTTCATTAATCCCCCTAGATTAGACTTCTTTCGAAATTCCATTCGACTGTTTCATTTTTCCAAACAAAAGCGAATCTCGAAAGAAGTCTATTATTGTATTTCTTCAAGATTTTTTACTGCCGGTCCATTGATAACCTCGCCAAGGCAAGTATATCTCGATCCATGACAGGGACAATCCCATGTCTTTTCATTATCGTTCCAACTGATTAAGCACCCTAAATGAGTGCACCTGGCAGGAAATTTGTGAATGTTCCCTTTTTGATCCTTATAGTAAGCATATTTTTTTAAACCATCTTGAAAAATAGTACCGCACTCATTTGGGAGTATCTTTAGTTTCTCGCTCGTAGCGGCCTTTGCCGGAAATATAGATTTAATATAGTGAAAAACTACTTTTAAATTGTCTTTAAGATACTGCTTTAAATTGGAATAAGGTTTTCTTCTTGGGGAATAAATTTCCTCAAGAAGGCTTTTATTTTTAATAATCAATTCACTAATTACCATCCCAGAAATAGTTCCATAGGTCGTCCCATTGCCGGATTCGCTTGTAGCAATATAAACGTTCGGGCTATCGAGAGGATTTTTTCCGATAAACGCAATCGAGTCGATAGGTTCTATTACTTGGCCCGACCAATAATAGGAAACTTTTTCAAGGAGAGGGAATTTCTCTTGTGCCCAGACTTCAAGCTTACCGAAAGGATCAATTTTTGGATTTTCTCCTGTTTTATGATCTTCTCCTCCAATGATAAGCAAATCTTCAAGCTGATTGAATGGGTCCCGATAAGTTCTAATGTAGTAATAAGGGTCTCCTGTGTCCCAATATAAAGCTTCCGGAACAGCTCCTCTTGGAACCCATCCCGCTATTACATAGCTTCTATAAGCCGCTTGTTTTGTGTGCATCACAACAAGGTCATCTATCGGCGTGTGAGTTGCTACAACAAGATAGTCGGATTCAATAAGCCTGCCTTCATCTGTTATGACCCTGATTGGCATGCCGCTTGTTTGAAAGGTTTTAGCTTTAGAATCGACGAAGATCCTTCCCCCTTTTTTTATAATCGCTTTAGAAAGACCTGCAAGATATTTTAGAGGATGCATTTCTGCTTGACCCGGAAATCGGATGCAAGGCCCAAGCGATGGAATCGGCCCTTCTTCTAAAAATTCGATATTTTTAAGACCGATTCGTCTTAAGGCTGAAAATTCTTTTCTTAATAGATCTGGATGATCTTGATCGCTAAGAAACAGGTAGCCATCGACTCTTTTGAAATCGCAATCAATTTTTTCCCTTTTGACAATTTTTTCAATTTCATCGATCGCTTTAATATGGCTTTCAACAATTTTTTTAACATCATTTGGAAACTGAGATTCAAGCTCGTAATATCTTTCATCAAGGACATAAGTTAAATGCGCTGTTGTTTTGGAGGTATCGCCGCTTGCAACTTTTCCTTTATCTATAACAATCACGGACTTGCCTTTGCTTGCAAGAAGATAAGCGGTTGTGAGTCCGGCAATACCAGCGCCAACAACGCAAATAGAGGCTGAAACATCTTTTTGAAGCGAGGGAAAATGAGGAAGTTTTATTGAACTACTCCAGTAGGAAAGATGCTCCGCTTTTTCGTCCATAAAAAACCTTTTTAAATGAAAATGCTTGCGAGGTTTTTAACCTCGCAAGCTTTCTTATTGTTTAATGTCTTTTAGAGCGTGCTGCTGCAGTTTTTCTATGACCGACAGTTGTGGCTGCTACATGCTTACGGTGCGAGTTGCGATGATGGTTAGAAGAGGCTGCATGAGAATGATTGTTGTTTAATATCCTCATTTTTTTAAGCGCCTTGCCATTCTTTTTAAAGGTTAATAAAAGCCCCATAGCTGCCCCTAAAAGGCTGAAAGCGCCATAAATAAATTGCTTTTCGCTTACAGGATTTGTGTCGCCGATATGTTTTGCTGCATGGACGACTTGGTTTGCCAAGTTTTTAGCTTTGGCGGCATAAGTATCTTTTAATAAAAGCCTTTTCTTTTGGTTTTCATAAGCATAATGGCTCATGGCGCCTACTAAAGCGCCTAATAAAAATCCTTTATTATCCATAATTTTTATCTCCCCTTTGTAAGGGTATTCCAAAGACGGAAACCGATGTTTGCCATATTGATGGCATTTTCAAGAGTTTCAGATAAAGCAGCTTCATTTTTGGCATGGCGCTTGCCTTTATGAACACCGCTTGATACCTGGCCTGCCATGTGTTTTGCTTTTTCAACAAGATCTGAGGCTTGGTCGCTAAAGTTATGAATGAAATCGGTTCCTTGTTCAGTTATATTGCTTGCCAAATCGCTTGTTTTTTCCTGGAAGTTTTCGACGATATCGGTAATGTCTTCTCTAAGTTCCTTACCTGATTTTGGCGCGAATAAAAGTCCTGCGCCAACCCCTAGCAAAGTGCATGCGCTAGCAAGTAAAGCGGCATTTCCTTTATGTGAAACTTCTTCTGAATAATCATAGGAATGATGATTTTTTTCAGCTAGTTGGCGAGCCGCAAGCAACCCAAGCGTTCCGCCGAGAATGGCTCCTGTTATCAAGGTATTATGATTATTTTTTTCCATAGGATCCTCCCTTTAATTTCCTATAAAGATTAATAGCACTATAAATGATTTCACCAAGTTCAAGGCTTTTTGATTCAGGCTCTTCTTCCTGAAAATCAGTCTCAAACTCCGGATGATGATATTGACAATTCGGACATTCGCAATGCTTTTCAGTTTTCCGAGCGTTGAGAGCAAGATTTGCTTTCGATGAAAGACCCCCTATCAATGAAAATAGAGGATCGACCATCACAAGCTTTCTATTCAGCTCTTTTGAAATGTCCTGATTATTTTTTAAAAAAAGTGTTCCCTCATCTAGCAGAGGAATAGCTTTCTCATGAATTTCTGCAACTTCTTTGTGTAATACTCGAATAAGACTATTTACGTACCGTAGCGTAATGATGAGGTAGATGGTTAAAGCTATTACCGCCGCAGCAATGAGAGCCAAACTGACTTCCCATACCATACGACTCTCCAAACCTTATAACTTTAACATACTCCAACAAGAAGAAATGTAAAATATTTATTTTCATTTTTAAGGGTCTTAATTCATAAGTATTTTGATGTTAGTTTAAAGTGATTTTATTGTATTAAAGTTTGTAAATTAGTTAATTAAATAACAATTTATATTTATTGGCAGAAAAGAGCCGTATTGTAAACTTTGAAATTATAGGGAAGCCAAATTCGATATACCATAAGAGCAAACCTCTTATTTTTAGAATCTTTTAAAAAAAATTATTAAAATTTTTATTTTTAAAAAGACGAATAAAAGAATCTTCTTCCAACAATTTTCCATGTTTTTTACATTTTGGATGAAGTTTTGTGAACCCATTTTCTTACGAAAAGCAAGGTATTCTTAAAGCTCGGAGTAAGAGCGCAAGATAAAAAAGGTCTGATTCAACATA from Criblamydia sequanensis CRIB-18 includes these protein-coding regions:
- a CDS encoding YtxH domain-containing protein, translated to MEKNNHNTLITGAILGGTLGLLAARQLAEKNHHSYDYSEEVSHKGNAALLASACTLLGVGAGLLFAPKSGKELREDITDIVENFQEKTSDLASNITEQGTDFIHNFSDQASDLVEKAKHMAGQVSSGVHKGKRHAKNEAALSETLENAINMANIGFRLWNTLTKGR
- a CDS encoding L-tyrosine/L-tryptophan isonitrile synthase family protein; the protein is MKSALMEKISHEILHFLLPHHRTKNIGKLFPKDFPIQLNQIEAFLKKDLPISFILPGFPCKSPNPDKVLGILPDMGECLSLCFLNSLLKKIEKLYPPGAHLTLCSDGHIFGDLIRVPDEDIDAYADELKNIIERFELRNIALFDLRDILGDISHESKRNFVKEKHAPSLDSLRKEILSDEHALFLYRGITRFLFEDGSSYKLSKSALQRSCRERAYEVIQRSRAFGDLIERLFPASLRLSIHPQPSNSFKFGIRLLEASDIWITPWHGAAYLRVEGNWTLLPRAAAAKHGKLIYQEGRASHFEEVLSH
- a CDS encoding FAD-dependent oxidoreductase, encoding MDEKAEHLSYWSSSIKLPHFPSLQKDVSASICVVGAGIAGLTTAYLLASKGKSVIVIDKGKVASGDTSKTTAHLTYVLDERYYELESQFPNDVKKIVESHIKAIDEIEKIVKREKIDCDFKRVDGYLFLSDQDHPDLLRKEFSALRRIGLKNIEFLEEGPIPSLGPCIRFPGQAEMHPLKYLAGLSKAIIKKGGRIFVDSKAKTFQTSGMPIRVITDEGRLIESDYLVVATHTPIDDLVVMHTKQAAYRSYVIAGWVPRGAVPEALYWDTGDPYYYIRTYRDPFNQLEDLLIIGGEDHKTGENPKIDPFGKLEVWAQEKFPLLEKVSYYWSGQVIEPIDSIAFIGKNPLDSPNVYIATSESGNGTTYGTISGMVISELIIKNKSLLEEIYSPRRKPYSNLKQYLKDNLKVVFHYIKSIFPAKAATSEKLKILPNECGTIFQDGLKKYAYYKDQKGNIHKFPARCTHLGCLISWNDNEKTWDCPCHGSRYTCLGEVINGPAVKNLEEIQ
- a CDS encoding SDR family oxidoreductase, which translates into the protein MKPKKEKQTLPAQSQKKQPGLESRMKPKPKSLKLDYVGSGKLKGKVAIITGGDSGIGRSVAVLFAREGAKIVIAYLNEHKDAKETAELVQNEGQECLLMAGDISNEKFCEKIVSQTKKKFGKIDILVNNAARQEPKEKLSLISKKQLLKTFEVNIFSFFYMSKAALKHMKKGSVIINTSSVTAYRGSEHLLDYSSTKGAIVSFTRSLSQLLAKKQIRVNGVAPGPIWTPLIPATFKAKKVKKFGSTTPLGRPGQPEEIAPSYVFLASSDSSYMTGQFLHPNGGEIING
- a CDS encoding DUF948 domain-containing protein; translation: MVWEVSLALIAAAVIALTIYLIITLRYVNSLIRVLHKEVAEIHEKAIPLLDEGTLFLKNNQDISKELNRKLVMVDPLFSLIGGLSSKANLALNARKTEKHCECPNCQYHHPEFETDFQEEEPESKSLELGEIIYSAINLYRKLKGGSYGKK